The genomic region GATTCGCTTATCGGAAAACTCACTTCGCTTAAATTAAAGCACCAACTGGATTACAATAGTGACGAAATGGACTATTTATTAAGTGAAAGTATAGCCGATGCGCGAAGAATTTCACACGATTTGAGTCCACCTATGTTAGAATTCATATCTTTGTGTGAATTAATTGACGGAATTATTACCCCCTGGAAAAAAAACATTGCGGTCGACTTTTATCATGATGTACGTACTGATGTTACGTTACCCAATAGTATTAAAATTCAGTTTACCCGTGTTTTACAGGAATTGATTACCAATATTTACAAACATGCCGGTGCTTCCGTAATTACTGTTCACCTGCGACAAAGTGATCGATTGCTTTGCCTTTTGGTGAAAGATGACGGTAAAGGTTTTGATCCGAATCAGAATAAAAAAGGACTCGGACTACAAAACATTGAGCTACGGATGCTTTACCTAAACGGTAAACACAGTATCAAACCGCTTCGCAAAGGAACCTCGGCTTTACTATTACTTGAAGATTATAAAGACCTGATATGAGTACCATTCGAATTGCCATAACAGACGATGATGGTTTAATTGTAAAACTACTGGAAAACTTCCTGAGTATGCAGCCGGGATTCGAAGTGGTCTACACCGCCGAAAGTGGTGACGTTTTGCTGTCGTACCTCGAAAGAGCCACCGAATTTCCCGATGTCTTATTACTGGATCTGAAAATGAAAGGTATGGATGGTGTTGAAGTCACCCGTCATCTTAAAAACCATTTTCCGGATATCAAGGTGATTATCGTGTCGTCGCATTACCAGCGGTCGTTTATGAACTTTATGCTAAAAACCGGTGCTTCGGCCTTTCTTCCAAAAGGAGTTTCCCCTATTTTACTGGCCGAAATCATTCCGATTGTCCATCAAAAAGGAATCTTTTTTATGGAA from Flavobacterium sp. WV_118_3 harbors:
- a CDS encoding response regulator transcription factor, whose product is MSTIRIAITDDDGLIVKLLENFLSMQPGFEVVYTAESGDVLLSYLERATEFPDVLLLDLKMKGMDGVEVTRHLKNHFPDIKVIIVSSHYQRSFMNFMLKTGASAFLPKGVSPILLAEIIPIVHQKGIFFMEDQMEAIREQAASKTNQKSIFDNGTELSKREIDVLRLISQQKTAKEIGDALFITARTVEGHKNNLFVKTGAKNIAGLVIYAIQNNIISVEELPMI
- a CDS encoding histidine kinase — protein: MEKWLDPKTIMLWIIIAITVVSILVFSFIRLAYLNFKQMTEAQLEESRLKLEHQKKLLENGILVQEQERTRIAADLHDSLIGKLTSLKLKHQLDYNSDEMDYLLSESIADARRISHDLSPPMLEFISLCELIDGIITPWKKNIAVDFYHDVRTDVTLPNSIKIQFTRVLQELITNIYKHAGASVITVHLRQSDRLLCLLVKDDGKGFDPNQNKKGLGLQNIELRMLYLNGKHSIKPLRKGTSALLLLEDYKDLI